In one Grus americana isolate bGruAme1 unplaced genomic scaffold, bGruAme1.mat scaffold_69, whole genome shotgun sequence genomic region, the following are encoded:
- the LOC129200943 gene encoding A-kinase anchor protein 1, mitochondrial-like, producing the protein MPSYFRKIIPYAIPGVLALLGCWWIYSHRKKQASSSDKQESVAAEEEQQQEAPEEDSPPKEEAGVPMREAVFEEEEHPENETSTSLPSAESTTPSLPCQTHERPDLSEDHPDLSVTTLQPSTVADDTAKPEATGPPDESSGPACVSLPLTSECQGSAAVSLVEDSSSGANPDQCAAGLAVKGMAFVDNDCATRKAVTHQHAHPEGGSCKSDFTIWEIEVPKALVGRLIGRKGRFMNYLKEASGAKVYVTTLPYFCDSQVCHIEGSAQQVEKVLSLIGQKFTKLCLTNIYALPPPTPLTLHSLLMTAWLFLPDGVPVEVVVANQVDAGHMFLQQYTHPTFHALRSLDQQMSTCYSQPAIPTLPTPVEVGIICAAPGLGGAWLRAQVISYFEETGEVELRYVDYGGYDKVKVDTLRQIRSDFLSLPFQGAEVLLDNVVPLPGQDHFSSEADTAVVEMTEGAVLVAQVTKYDNATGLPLIQLWNLVGDEAVSVNRALVERGLAQWLVY; encoded by the exons ATGCCTTCATACTTCCGCAAAATCATCCCATACGCCATACCCGGCGTGCTGGCACTTCTTGGCTGCTGGTGGATctattcccacagaaaaaagcaggcaaGCTCTTCTGACAAACAAGAAAGCGtagctgctgaagaagagcagcagcaagaagcgCCAGAGGAGGATTCACCACCAAAGGAAGAAGCAGGCGTTCCCATGAGAGAGGCAGTCTTTGAGGAAGAGGAACACCCCGAGAATGAAACCTCGACCTCCCTGCCATCAGCAGAGTCGACGACACCCTCTCTTCCCTGTCAAACTCATGAGAGGCCAGATCTCTCAGAGGACCATCCAGACCTGTCCGTGAccacactgcagcccagcaccgTTGCAGACGACACTGCAAAGCCGGAAGCAACAGGACCTCCAGATGAAAGCAGTGGCCCTGCTTGTGTTTCTCTCCCCCTGACCTCGGAGTGTCAGGGCAGTGCTGCGGTGAGCCTGGTAGAGGATTCAAGCTCTGGTGCCAACCCAGATCAGTGTGCAGCAG GTTTGGCTGTCAAAGGCATGGCTTTTGTGGACAATGACTGTGCCACGAGGAAGGCAGTGACACACCAGCACGCTCATCCAGAAGGAGGCTCCTGCAAGTCCGACTTCACTATCTGGGAAATAGAGGTCCCAAAG GCTTTAGTTGGCCGCTTGAtcggcagaaaaggaagatttatgaACTACCTGAAGGAAGCGTCTGGTGCCAAAGTTTACGTCACAACACTCCCTTATTTCTGTGACTCCCAAGTCTGTCACATCGAAG GCTCTGCACAACAAGTAGAAAAAGTACTGAGCCTGATTGGCCAGAAGTTCACAAAGCTGTGTCTCACCAACATCTACGCTCTACCTCCACCAACACCGTTGACACTTCATTCGCTCCTTATGACTGCCTGG CTCTTCCTCCCAGATGGAGTTCCTGTAGAAGTGGTCGTGGCAAACCAAGTCGATGCTGGACACATGTTTCTACAGCAGTATACACACCCCACTTTCCACGCCCTGCGTAGCCTTGACCAGCAGATGTCCACCTGCTACTCTCAACCTGCAATTCCAACCCTGCCAACTCCAGTAGAAG ttggTATTATCTGCGCGGCTCCAGGCCTGGGTGGGGCATGGTTACGGGCTCAAGTCATCAGCTACTTCGAAGAGACCGGTGAAGTGGAGCTCAGATACGTGGACTACGGAGGATACGACAAAGTGAAGGTCGACACGCTCAGACAAATCAG gtCTGATTTCTTATCACTGCCTTTCCAAGGAGCGGAAGTTTTACTGGACAACGTGGTACCGCTTCCAG GCCAGGATCACTTTTCCTCCGAGGCTGACACCGCTGTTGTTGAGATGACCGAAGGCGCAGTCCTAGTGGCGCAG gtCACAAAGTATGACAACGCAACAGGTCTGCCACTGATCCAGCTGTGGAACTTGGTGGGAGACGAG GCGGTGTCAGTGAACAGAGCTCTGGTGGAAAGAGGACTGGCTCAGTGGCTTGTCTACTAG